One window from the genome of Salvelinus fontinalis isolate EN_2023a chromosome 3, ASM2944872v1, whole genome shotgun sequence encodes:
- the LOC129851489 gene encoding tubulin beta-6 chain-like, whose amino-acid sequence MREIVHLQIGQCGNQIGSKFWEVISEEHGISATGMYEGDDPLQLERLNVYFNEANGGKYVPRGLLLDLEPGTMDSVRGSRIGALFRPDNFIHGNSGAGNNWAKGHYTEGAELVDTVIDRVRQESEGCDCLQGFQFVHSLGGGTGSGMGTLIINKIREEYPDRIMTSFSVLPSPKVSDVVVEPYNATLSIHQLLENTDETFCIDNEALYDICFRTLKLTNPTYGDLNHLVCMTMSGVTTSLRFPGQLNADLRKLAVNMVPFPRLHFFMSGFAPLTARGSQKYRTLSVPELTQQMFDARNMMTACDPRRGRYLTVAGMFRGKMSTKEVDEQMLMMQQRNSNYFVDWIPHNCKVSVCDIPPRGLTMASTFIGNNTAIQEIFRRVGDQFSLMFRRKAFLHWYTGEGMDEMEFTEAENNLNDLVSEYQQYQDATADEGWGPEEVSGEKSASPAATRVQSTEVTTMETVTETIETIETIAE is encoded by the exons ATGCGTGAAATTGTACATCTACAGATTGGACAGTGTGGAAATCAGATAGGCTCTAAG TTTTGGGAGGTGATCAGCGAGGAGCATGGAATCAGTGCTACAGGAATGTATGAGGGGGATGATCCTCTTCAGCTGGAGAGGCTCAACGTCTACTTCAACGAGGCAAACG GTGGTAAATATGTTCCCCGGGGCCTGCTCCTTGACCTAGAACCAGGGACCATGGACAGTGTCAGGGGTAGCCGCATAGGAGCTCTCTTCAGGCCAGATAACTTTATACACG GAAACTCTGGTGCTGGGAACAACTGGGCCAAGGGTCACTATACAGAGGGAGCAGAGCTTGTGGACACTGTGATTGACAGGGTGCGTCAGGAGAGCGAGGGATGCGACTGCCTTCAAGGCTTCCAGTTCGTCCACTCCCTAGGTGGCGGGACGGGGTCCGGCATGGGCACCCTCATCATCAACAAGATCCGCGAGGAGTACCCCGATCGCATCATGACCAGCTTCAGTGTCCTGCCCTCGCCAAAGGTGTCAGACGTCGTAGTGGAGCCCTACAATGCCACGCTGTCCATCCACCAGCTCCTAGAGAACACGGATGAGACCTTCTGCATTGACAACGAGGCTCTCTATGACATCTGCTTCCGTACGTTGAAGCTCACCAACCCGACCTACGGTGACCTGAACCACCTGGTGTGCATGACCATGAGCGGGGTCACGACCTCCCTGAGGTTCCCAGGCCAGCTCAACGCCGATCTGAGGAAGTTAGCTGTCAACATGGTGCCCTTTCCCCGCCTCCACTTCTTCATGTCGGGCTTTGCACCTCTCACAGCTCGCGGCAGCCAGAAGTACCGTACCCTCTCCGTGCCCGAGCTCACCCAGCAGATGTTTGATGCCCGTAATATGATGACCGCCTGCGATCCCCGAAGAGGGCGCTATCTGACCGTGGCTGGGATGTTCCGTGGCAAGATGTCCACCAAGGAAGTGGACGAACAGATGCTGATGATGCAACAGAGGAACAGCAACTACTTTGTGGACTGGATCCCTCACAACTGTAAAGTATCCGTATGTGACATCCCACCTCGGGGGCTCACAATGGCCTCCACCTTCATTGGCAACAACACGGCCATTCAGGAGATATTCCGTCGTGTAGGAGACCAGTTCTCACTCATGTTCAGGCGCAAGGCCTTCCTGCACTGGTACACTGGCGAGGGCATGGACGAGATGGAGTTCACAGAGGCAGAGAACAATCTGAATGACCTGGTGTCCGAGTACCAGCAGTACCAGGATGCCACGGCTGACGAGGGTTGGGGGCCCGAGGAGGTGTCTGGGGAAAAGTCGGCTTCACCGGCTGCAACGAGAGTTCAGAGTACGGAAGTTACGACGATGGAGACTGTGACAGAGACTATTGAAACCATTGAGACTATAGCTGAGTAG